A single region of the Vespula pensylvanica isolate Volc-1 chromosome 8, ASM1446617v1, whole genome shotgun sequence genome encodes:
- the LOC122631358 gene encoding valine--tRNA ligase isoform X1 produces MVDAQIESNNDENVPEKTARQLQKEAKKMAKLEKFKQKQEKKETGKPVKVKETTEKIDKKKDSKDTTLYTVNTPVGEKKDVTGAMPDTYSPQYVEAAWYAWWEKQGFFKPEYGRKSVLETNPKGKFVMVIPPPNVTGFLHLGHALTNAIEDAITRWNRMKGCTTLWNPGCDHAGIATQVVVEKKLWREEQKTRHDIGRDKFIEKVWQWKYEKGDRIYTQLRKLGGSFDWDRASFTMDPKLCRAVTEAFIRLHDDGTIYRNSRLVNWSCSLKSAISDIEVDKMELTGRTLLSIPGYKEKIEFGILVFFAYEIENSTDKIIIATTRIETMLGDSAIAVHPKDTRYIQYIGKYVQHPFCERRIPIIADEFVEMEFGTGAVKITPAHDPNDYEVGKRHNLPFITIFDDNGNIIGDCGKFTGMKRFEARKAIIQNLKEKNLFIEIKDNPMIVPICSRSKDVVEPLIKPQWYIKCDEMAKTAMKAVKDGDLKIIPEQYKKTWYRWMDGIKDWCISRQLWWGHRIPAYLIKNINNTINEEKTDDTYWVSAHSENEAKEKAAKKYGLDINDIILEQDPDVLDTWFSSGLFPFSIFGWPDNTEDLKAFYPGTLLETGHDILFFWVARMVFLGQKLLGRLPFKEVYLHAMVRDAHGRKMSKSLGNVIDPMDVIKGISLENLHKQLLDSNIDSNELKRAIEGQKRDYPQGIPECGTDALRFALCAYTTQGRDINLDILRVQGYRFFCNKIWNATKFALMYLSSELNYDESQSNGIGMIGDYKWYQSTLKETCIQDALNNYLENYPYLDGYTPSQADVKIYNILNSLDVQFSNYPHLYRWYNHMETFNEHEKSIFRIEQNTMLPQCACKDHKNNNNSQLTGKETNVDLWMLSRVSYTVETCNEAMTQYDFTTATTACYNMWLYDLCDVYLEYLKPIFQSSSNNNETKLQARKVLFKTFDVGLRLLHPFMPFITEELYQRLPCKKQTYPSICISPYPDVIECPWRNCEIEKDIDFAQKVIKNIRSARATYNLPNKLKTEGYIKCDDHALINRIVKYQSLIETLAYSTISLEKPPLGCAIVTITDKLQIHLLLKGLIDPKKELEKLKKKEVQLTEIVQNIKQAMSVTDYHIKVPLDVQKSNEEKMSNSEGELQRIVDAITAVLTI; encoded by the exons ATGGTCGATGCACAGATAGAATCGAATAACGATGAAAATGTGCCTGAAAAAACTGCTAGGCAATTGCAAAAGGAAGCTAAGAAAATGGCAAAACTGGAAAAGTTTAaacagaaacaagaaaaaaaagaaactggcAAGCCGGTTAAAGTGAAAGAAACAACAGAG aaaattgataagaaaaaggatagtAAGGATACTACCTTATATACTGTAAACACACCagtaggagaaaagaaagatgttaCTGGTGCAATGCCTGATACTTATAGTCCACAATATGTAGAGGCTGCTTGGTATGCCTGGTGGGAAAAACAAGGATTTTTTAAACCTGAATATGgg aggAAAAGTGTATTGGAAACGAATCCTAAAGGAAAGTTTGTAATGGTAATACCACCGCCAAATGTAACTGGTTTTCTTCATCTTGGTCATGCCTTAACTAATGCTATCGAAGATGCTATTACAAGAtg GAACCGTATGAAAGGATGTACTACTCTTTGGAATCCAGGTTGTGATCATGCGGGTATTGCAACTCAAGTAGttgtagaaaagaaactttggaGAGAAGAGCAAAAAACTAGGCATGATATAGGCAGAgacaaatttattgaaaaagtatGGCAATGGAAATATGA aaaaggGGATAGAATTTATACACAATTACGAAAATTAGGTGGTTCCTTTGATTGGGATCGTGCTTCTTTTACTATGGATCCGAAATTATGTCGTGCTGTAACTGAAGCATTTATAAGACTTCATGATGATGGCACAATTTATAGAAATAGTCGTCTTGTCAACTGGTCGTGTAGTTTGAAAAGTGCAATATCAGATATTGAA GTTGATAAAATGGAATTGACTGGTCGCACTTTGTTATCTATTCCtggttataaagaaaaaattgaatttggTATATTAGTATTCTTTGCATATGAAATTGAAAACTCtacagataaaataattatagcaACAACTCGTATTGAAACAATGTTAGGAGATAGTGCAATTGCGGTACACCCAAAAGATACacgatatattcaatatattggAAAATATGTACAGCATCCTTTCTGTGAAAGAAGAATACCTATTATTGCAGATGAATTTGTTGAAATGGAGTTTGGTACTG gAGCTGTAAAGATTACACCAGCTCATGATCCAAATGACTATGAAGTTGGGAAAAGGCACAATCTTCCATTTATTACTATCTTTGATGACAATGGAAATATTATCGGCGATTGTGGAAAATTCACG GGAATGAAAAGATTTGAAGCTAGGAAGgcaattatacaaaatttaaaggaaaaaaatttgttcattgAAATCAAAGATAATCCAATGATAGTGCCAATATGTAGTCGATCCAAAGATGTAGTTGAGCCTCTCATAAAACCACAGTg GTATATTAAATGTGATGAAATGGCCAAGACAGCTATGAAAGCAGTAAAAGATGGTGATTTAAAGATTATTCcagaacaatataaaaaaacatggTATCGCTGGATGGATGGTATCAAAGATTGGTGTATTTCGCGACAATTGTGGTGGGGCCATCGTATTCCTGcttatcttattaaaaatataaataatactataaatgaagaaaag ACAGATGATACATATTGGGTTAGTGCTCACTCTGAAAACGAGGCTAAAGAAAAAGCAGCTAAAAAATATGGTCTAGATATTAATGACATTATTCTTGAACAAGATCCTGATGTTCTAGATACTTGGTTCTCTTCTGGCCTGTTTCCATTTTCTATATTTGGATGGCCTGATAAT ACAGAAGATCTGAAAGCTTTTTATCCAGGTACATTACTAGAAACTGGAcatgatatattattcttttggGTTGCAAGAATGGTATTTCTAGGGCAAAAATTGTTAGGAAGACTACCTTTCAA GGAAGTATATTTACATGCTATGGTAAGAGATGCTCATGGAAGAAAAATGAGCAAATCTCTAGGTAATGTAATTGATCCAATGGATGTTATCAAGGGAATATCTTTGGAG aATCTTCATAAGCAACTCTTAGATTCAAATATAGATTCAAATGAACTTAAACGAGCCATTGAAGGACAAAAACGGGATTATCCACAAGGCATACCTGAATGTGGAACCGATGCTTTACGATTTGCTCTTTGTGCTTATACTACACAAGGTCGTGATATCAATCTAGATATTCTTCGCGTCCAAGGTTATAGATTCTTCTGCAATAAAATTTGGAATGCTACTAAATTTGCATTGATGTACTTAAGTTCTGAATTAAATTATGACGAATCTCAATCG AATGGAATTGGTATGATTGGTGATTACAAATGGTACCAATCAACTTTAAAGGAAACATGCATACAAGAtgcattaaataattatttagaaaattaccCTTATCTTGATGGATATACACCATCTCAAGCTGatgttaaaatttataatattttgaattctCTGGATGTTCAGTTTTCAAATTATCCTCATTTATATCGTTGGTATAATCACATGGAAACCTTCAATGAAcatgaaaaatctatttttcgCATAGAACAAAATACAATGCTACCACAATGTGCATGTAAAGATCataagaataacaataattctCAA TTAACAGGTAAAGAAACAAATGTAGATTTATGGATGCTCTCAAGAGTAAGTTATACAGTTGAGACCTGTAATGAAGCTATGACACAATATGATTTTACAACAGCAACAACTGCATGTTATAACATGTGGTTGTACGATTTGTGTGATGTTTACttg gaaTACCTCAAACCAATATTTcaaagtagtagtaataataatgaaactaAATTGCAAGCAAGAAAAGTGTTATTCAAAACTTTTGATGTTGGATTAAGACTATTACATCCTTTTATGCCATTTATAACTGAAGAACTTTATCAACGTTTGCCTTGTAAAAAACAAACTTATCCAAGCATATGCATTAGTCCTTATCCTGATGTTATAGAG TGTCCATGGAGAAAttgtgaaatagaaaaagacattGATTTTGCgcaaaaagtaataaaaaatattagatcaGCAAGGGCGACTTATAATCTACCAAATAAACTAAAAACTGAAGGATATATCAAATGTGATGATCATGCATTAATAAATAGGATTGTAAAATATCAAAGCTTAATAGAAACTTTGGCTTATTCCACAATTAGCTTAGAGAAACCTCCTTTGGGATGTGCTATTGTTACAATAACGGACAAACTTCAAATACACCTATTGCTAAAG ggTTTAATTGATCCAAAAAAAGAGTTAgaaaaacttaaaaagaaagaagtacaATTAACAGAAAttgtacaaaatattaaacaagCTATGTCTGTTACTGATTATCATATTAAAGTACCTCTTGATGTACAAAAGagtaatgaagaaaaaatgagtaaTAGTGAAGGAGAATTACAAAGAATAGTTGATGCAATAACAGCTGTACTAACTATCTAA
- the LOC122631358 gene encoding valine--tRNA ligase isoform X2: MAKLEKFKQKQEKKETGKPVKVKETTEKIDKKKDSKDTTLYTVNTPVGEKKDVTGAMPDTYSPQYVEAAWYAWWEKQGFFKPEYGRKSVLETNPKGKFVMVIPPPNVTGFLHLGHALTNAIEDAITRWNRMKGCTTLWNPGCDHAGIATQVVVEKKLWREEQKTRHDIGRDKFIEKVWQWKYEKGDRIYTQLRKLGGSFDWDRASFTMDPKLCRAVTEAFIRLHDDGTIYRNSRLVNWSCSLKSAISDIEVDKMELTGRTLLSIPGYKEKIEFGILVFFAYEIENSTDKIIIATTRIETMLGDSAIAVHPKDTRYIQYIGKYVQHPFCERRIPIIADEFVEMEFGTGAVKITPAHDPNDYEVGKRHNLPFITIFDDNGNIIGDCGKFTGMKRFEARKAIIQNLKEKNLFIEIKDNPMIVPICSRSKDVVEPLIKPQWYIKCDEMAKTAMKAVKDGDLKIIPEQYKKTWYRWMDGIKDWCISRQLWWGHRIPAYLIKNINNTINEEKTDDTYWVSAHSENEAKEKAAKKYGLDINDIILEQDPDVLDTWFSSGLFPFSIFGWPDNTEDLKAFYPGTLLETGHDILFFWVARMVFLGQKLLGRLPFKEVYLHAMVRDAHGRKMSKSLGNVIDPMDVIKGISLENLHKQLLDSNIDSNELKRAIEGQKRDYPQGIPECGTDALRFALCAYTTQGRDINLDILRVQGYRFFCNKIWNATKFALMYLSSELNYDESQSNGIGMIGDYKWYQSTLKETCIQDALNNYLENYPYLDGYTPSQADVKIYNILNSLDVQFSNYPHLYRWYNHMETFNEHEKSIFRIEQNTMLPQCACKDHKNNNNSQLTGKETNVDLWMLSRVSYTVETCNEAMTQYDFTTATTACYNMWLYDLCDVYLEYLKPIFQSSSNNNETKLQARKVLFKTFDVGLRLLHPFMPFITEELYQRLPCKKQTYPSICISPYPDVIECPWRNCEIEKDIDFAQKVIKNIRSARATYNLPNKLKTEGYIKCDDHALINRIVKYQSLIETLAYSTISLEKPPLGCAIVTITDKLQIHLLLKGLIDPKKELEKLKKKEVQLTEIVQNIKQAMSVTDYHIKVPLDVQKSNEEKMSNSEGELQRIVDAITAVLTI; the protein is encoded by the exons ATGGCAAAACTGGAAAAGTTTAaacagaaacaagaaaaaaaagaaactggcAAGCCGGTTAAAGTGAAAGAAACAACAGAG aaaattgataagaaaaaggatagtAAGGATACTACCTTATATACTGTAAACACACCagtaggagaaaagaaagatgttaCTGGTGCAATGCCTGATACTTATAGTCCACAATATGTAGAGGCTGCTTGGTATGCCTGGTGGGAAAAACAAGGATTTTTTAAACCTGAATATGgg aggAAAAGTGTATTGGAAACGAATCCTAAAGGAAAGTTTGTAATGGTAATACCACCGCCAAATGTAACTGGTTTTCTTCATCTTGGTCATGCCTTAACTAATGCTATCGAAGATGCTATTACAAGAtg GAACCGTATGAAAGGATGTACTACTCTTTGGAATCCAGGTTGTGATCATGCGGGTATTGCAACTCAAGTAGttgtagaaaagaaactttggaGAGAAGAGCAAAAAACTAGGCATGATATAGGCAGAgacaaatttattgaaaaagtatGGCAATGGAAATATGA aaaaggGGATAGAATTTATACACAATTACGAAAATTAGGTGGTTCCTTTGATTGGGATCGTGCTTCTTTTACTATGGATCCGAAATTATGTCGTGCTGTAACTGAAGCATTTATAAGACTTCATGATGATGGCACAATTTATAGAAATAGTCGTCTTGTCAACTGGTCGTGTAGTTTGAAAAGTGCAATATCAGATATTGAA GTTGATAAAATGGAATTGACTGGTCGCACTTTGTTATCTATTCCtggttataaagaaaaaattgaatttggTATATTAGTATTCTTTGCATATGAAATTGAAAACTCtacagataaaataattatagcaACAACTCGTATTGAAACAATGTTAGGAGATAGTGCAATTGCGGTACACCCAAAAGATACacgatatattcaatatattggAAAATATGTACAGCATCCTTTCTGTGAAAGAAGAATACCTATTATTGCAGATGAATTTGTTGAAATGGAGTTTGGTACTG gAGCTGTAAAGATTACACCAGCTCATGATCCAAATGACTATGAAGTTGGGAAAAGGCACAATCTTCCATTTATTACTATCTTTGATGACAATGGAAATATTATCGGCGATTGTGGAAAATTCACG GGAATGAAAAGATTTGAAGCTAGGAAGgcaattatacaaaatttaaaggaaaaaaatttgttcattgAAATCAAAGATAATCCAATGATAGTGCCAATATGTAGTCGATCCAAAGATGTAGTTGAGCCTCTCATAAAACCACAGTg GTATATTAAATGTGATGAAATGGCCAAGACAGCTATGAAAGCAGTAAAAGATGGTGATTTAAAGATTATTCcagaacaatataaaaaaacatggTATCGCTGGATGGATGGTATCAAAGATTGGTGTATTTCGCGACAATTGTGGTGGGGCCATCGTATTCCTGcttatcttattaaaaatataaataatactataaatgaagaaaag ACAGATGATACATATTGGGTTAGTGCTCACTCTGAAAACGAGGCTAAAGAAAAAGCAGCTAAAAAATATGGTCTAGATATTAATGACATTATTCTTGAACAAGATCCTGATGTTCTAGATACTTGGTTCTCTTCTGGCCTGTTTCCATTTTCTATATTTGGATGGCCTGATAAT ACAGAAGATCTGAAAGCTTTTTATCCAGGTACATTACTAGAAACTGGAcatgatatattattcttttggGTTGCAAGAATGGTATTTCTAGGGCAAAAATTGTTAGGAAGACTACCTTTCAA GGAAGTATATTTACATGCTATGGTAAGAGATGCTCATGGAAGAAAAATGAGCAAATCTCTAGGTAATGTAATTGATCCAATGGATGTTATCAAGGGAATATCTTTGGAG aATCTTCATAAGCAACTCTTAGATTCAAATATAGATTCAAATGAACTTAAACGAGCCATTGAAGGACAAAAACGGGATTATCCACAAGGCATACCTGAATGTGGAACCGATGCTTTACGATTTGCTCTTTGTGCTTATACTACACAAGGTCGTGATATCAATCTAGATATTCTTCGCGTCCAAGGTTATAGATTCTTCTGCAATAAAATTTGGAATGCTACTAAATTTGCATTGATGTACTTAAGTTCTGAATTAAATTATGACGAATCTCAATCG AATGGAATTGGTATGATTGGTGATTACAAATGGTACCAATCAACTTTAAAGGAAACATGCATACAAGAtgcattaaataattatttagaaaattaccCTTATCTTGATGGATATACACCATCTCAAGCTGatgttaaaatttataatattttgaattctCTGGATGTTCAGTTTTCAAATTATCCTCATTTATATCGTTGGTATAATCACATGGAAACCTTCAATGAAcatgaaaaatctatttttcgCATAGAACAAAATACAATGCTACCACAATGTGCATGTAAAGATCataagaataacaataattctCAA TTAACAGGTAAAGAAACAAATGTAGATTTATGGATGCTCTCAAGAGTAAGTTATACAGTTGAGACCTGTAATGAAGCTATGACACAATATGATTTTACAACAGCAACAACTGCATGTTATAACATGTGGTTGTACGATTTGTGTGATGTTTACttg gaaTACCTCAAACCAATATTTcaaagtagtagtaataataatgaaactaAATTGCAAGCAAGAAAAGTGTTATTCAAAACTTTTGATGTTGGATTAAGACTATTACATCCTTTTATGCCATTTATAACTGAAGAACTTTATCAACGTTTGCCTTGTAAAAAACAAACTTATCCAAGCATATGCATTAGTCCTTATCCTGATGTTATAGAG TGTCCATGGAGAAAttgtgaaatagaaaaagacattGATTTTGCgcaaaaagtaataaaaaatattagatcaGCAAGGGCGACTTATAATCTACCAAATAAACTAAAAACTGAAGGATATATCAAATGTGATGATCATGCATTAATAAATAGGATTGTAAAATATCAAAGCTTAATAGAAACTTTGGCTTATTCCACAATTAGCTTAGAGAAACCTCCTTTGGGATGTGCTATTGTTACAATAACGGACAAACTTCAAATACACCTATTGCTAAAG ggTTTAATTGATCCAAAAAAAGAGTTAgaaaaacttaaaaagaaagaagtacaATTAACAGAAAttgtacaaaatattaaacaagCTATGTCTGTTACTGATTATCATATTAAAGTACCTCTTGATGTACAAAAGagtaatgaagaaaaaatgagtaaTAGTGAAGGAGAATTACAAAGAATAGTTGATGCAATAACAGCTGTACTAACTATCTAA